A genomic stretch from Flavobacterium humidisoli includes:
- a CDS encoding MFS transporter yields MKNTNSLSQSHKILFLNTLAFTVCFACWTLNGVLVTFLVDNGIFHWDVIQVGWLLGIPILTGSIMRLPIGILTDKFGGKYVFSLLLLLSSIPLFLLPYADSFFMFAVLSFFFGMVGTSFAVGIGYTSIWYPKEWQGRALGIFGMGNAGAAITTFLAPSLLNHFSIDDPQNGWKVLPIIYAISLVVIGVAFLIFTQNKKPENNTKTVSQMLTPLKSQRVWRFGAYYFLVFGCFVSYSQWLLPNFMNVYQTSLVMGGLFATMFSLPSGVIRAFGGYLSDKFGARKVMYWVLGSSVILSALLSIPKMEITTSGPGILAAKKGVVNVINDKTVKIGDKEYPIAQKTSNSNENAIFPTSTSWQDVIVTHNQSVAKKELIAKGVTVIKFDANMWVFLILVILIGISWGIGKAAVYKHIPEYFPKEVGVVGGMVGMIGGLGGFFGPIIFGYLLTATGIWSSSWIFILIFSTVCLVWMHYTITQLSKEKQIKTSKAKLEPAY; encoded by the coding sequence ATGAAAAATACAAATTCACTATCGCAATCACACAAAATTTTATTTTTGAACACATTGGCATTTACAGTGTGTTTTGCTTGCTGGACCTTAAACGGGGTTCTGGTAACCTTCTTAGTCGATAACGGAATTTTCCATTGGGATGTTATTCAAGTTGGATGGCTTTTAGGTATTCCGATCTTAACTGGATCAATTATGCGTCTTCCAATCGGAATTTTAACTGATAAATTTGGCGGAAAATATGTTTTTTCACTTTTACTACTTCTAAGTTCAATTCCGTTGTTCCTGCTTCCCTACGCCGACAGTTTTTTCATGTTTGCCGTACTTAGTTTCTTCTTCGGAATGGTCGGAACCAGTTTTGCAGTCGGAATTGGCTATACCTCTATCTGGTATCCAAAAGAATGGCAAGGACGCGCTTTGGGAATATTCGGAATGGGAAATGCAGGCGCAGCAATTACCACTTTTTTAGCGCCTTCCCTATTAAATCATTTTTCTATTGATGATCCGCAAAATGGTTGGAAAGTTCTTCCAATTATTTACGCTATTTCATTGGTTGTAATTGGCGTTGCTTTTCTCATTTTCACTCAAAATAAAAAACCAGAAAACAATACCAAAACAGTTTCTCAGATGCTTACTCCTTTAAAATCACAGAGAGTTTGGCGTTTTGGAGCCTATTACTTCTTAGTTTTTGGATGTTTTGTTTCCTATTCTCAATGGTTATTGCCAAATTTCATGAACGTCTACCAAACCAGTTTAGTAATGGGAGGATTGTTTGCCACGATGTTTAGTTTACCATCTGGAGTAATTAGAGCTTTTGGAGGTTATTTATCTGATAAATTCGGAGCTAGAAAAGTAATGTACTGGGTTTTGGGTTCATCGGTAATTTTGAGTGCTCTACTGTCGATTCCTAAAATGGAAATTACAACTTCCGGTCCTGGAATCTTGGCGGCAAAAAAAGGCGTTGTAAACGTAATCAACGACAAAACCGTAAAAATTGGAGATAAAGAGTATCCAATTGCGCAAAAAACATCCAATAGTAATGAAAATGCTATTTTTCCAACTTCTACAAGCTGGCAAGATGTTATAGTAACGCATAATCAAAGTGTCGCAAAAAAAGAACTGATTGCCAAAGGAGTAACGGTAATTAAATTTGATGCTAATATGTGGGTGTTTTTAATTTTAGTAATTCTGATTGGAATTTCTTGGGGAATCGGAAAAGCAGCGGTTTACAAACACATTCCTGAATATTTCCCGAAAGAAGTTGGAGTTGTGGGCGGAATGGTCGGAATGATTGGCGGTCTAGGCGGATTTTTTGGACCAATTATCTTTGGATATTTATTAACAGCAACCGGAATCTGGTCAAGTTCATGGATTTTTATTCTAATATTTTCAACTGTTTGCTTAGTTTGGATGCATTACACTATTACCCAACTATCTAAGGAAAAACAAATTAAAACAAGTAAAGCAAAATTAGAACCAGCATATTAA
- a CDS encoding response regulator transcription factor encodes MSNIIRVVLADDHVFVRDGIKSLLENEANIEVVGEAIDGADALEVVAATQPDLLIVDIRMPNLTGIEVVEKLRSENNNVKIIMLSMHESEEYVLKSIKAGADGYLLKGSSKEEFLKALHSVAVGGKYFSGDISSILISQLTNSSPSLEPKQSLGEEMMITKREKEILTLLLSGKGNKEIAEALDISKRTAEVHRFNLMKKLKVKNLMELSNKATEYSLI; translated from the coding sequence ATGAGCAATATCATTCGAGTAGTACTGGCAGATGACCATGTTTTTGTTAGAGACGGAATCAAATCCTTACTGGAAAATGAAGCAAACATCGAGGTTGTAGGTGAAGCAATCGATGGTGCAGATGCTCTGGAAGTAGTTGCTGCAACACAACCAGATTTACTTATAGTAGATATTCGTATGCCCAACTTAACTGGTATCGAGGTAGTAGAAAAACTTAGAAGCGAGAATAACAACGTAAAAATCATCATGCTTTCTATGCATGAATCAGAAGAATATGTGTTGAAATCGATAAAAGCTGGCGCCGATGGTTATTTACTGAAAGGTTCGAGCAAAGAAGAATTTCTAAAAGCTTTACACAGTGTTGCTGTTGGAGGCAAATATTTCAGCGGTGATATTTCTTCTATTTTAATCAGTCAACTCACTAATTCATCGCCATCTTTAGAACCTAAGCAAAGCTTGGGTGAAGAAATGATGATTACAAAAAGAGAAAAAGAAATCTTGACGCTTCTTTTATCAGGAAAAGGAAACAAAGAAATCGCTGAAGCGCTTGATATCAGCAAACGAACTGCCGAAGTGCATCGTTTTAACTTAATGAAAAAACTGAAAGTAAAAAACCTAATGGAACTTTCAAACAAAGCGACTGAGTATTCCTTAATTTAA
- a CDS encoding endonuclease/exonuclease/phosphatase family protein, protein MKLIAWNCNMAFRKKAQYIHALNPDIAVISECESPEKLKFSDSIKLPSDILWYGTNPNKEIGVFSFGDYKFQLLECHNPTFKNILPIAVTGGKIDFTLFAIWANNPADKDGAYVTQIWKAIHFYEDLIKETKTILIGDFNSNTIWDKPRREGNHTTVVNKLAKKNIFSTYHKYFNQIQGKEEHPTLYLYRHENKPYHMDYCFASNDFMEVLESVEVGNYKDWTLYSDHKPLIIKFNI, encoded by the coding sequence ATGAAACTAATCGCTTGGAATTGCAACATGGCATTCAGAAAAAAAGCTCAATATATTCATGCTTTGAATCCTGATATTGCCGTAATTTCTGAGTGTGAAAGTCCTGAAAAACTCAAATTTTCAGATAGCATAAAATTACCTTCGGATATCCTTTGGTACGGCACAAATCCAAATAAAGAAATTGGCGTTTTTTCGTTTGGAGATTATAAATTTCAATTGTTAGAATGTCATAATCCAACTTTCAAAAATATTCTTCCAATTGCCGTAACAGGTGGGAAAATTGACTTTACTTTATTTGCAATTTGGGCAAATAATCCCGCTGATAAAGATGGCGCTTATGTAACCCAGATTTGGAAAGCGATTCATTTTTATGAAGATTTAATCAAAGAAACTAAAACCATTTTAATTGGCGATTTCAACAGCAACACCATTTGGGACAAACCGCGAAGAGAAGGAAATCATACTACGGTCGTAAATAAATTAGCCAAAAAGAACATCTTCAGCACTTATCATAAATATTTCAATCAAATTCAAGGCAAAGAAGAGCATCCAACTTTATATCTTTATCGACACGAAAACAAACCTTATCACATGGATTATTGTTTTGCCTCAAATGATTTTATGGAAGTTTTAGAAAGTGTCGAAGTCGGGAATTATAAAGATTGGACGTTATACAGCGACCACAAACCTTTAATCATTAAATTTAATATATAA
- a CDS encoding ATP-binding protein, with translation MKKSNQEAAEKITFKNLRRLYFFALLTIALTIIISQFLVQYNLNQQLSDSKIINFSGKQRMLSQKIVKEVLILHYVSDSATAKKTSHLKEVLELWKKNQNALENGNDSLAFPKEKSETLSKLYLEINPIFSKIAQTTDYFLLNLQQKKSASENQKLVQIILENEGVFLSKMNQIVTQYDLEAHEKVTEQRRIEYWIFGFTLLVLLLEFLFIFKPTNKKIERLITRLLSSEKKALKLAYDTEILSEIKENSVKELKSLNYAMENTLLYCRISPDGSIIHIGEKFAKLLNYTKFSSNKKFSQVLTVDEKEQINFDRLIFEKQRSGWQGEISILNKENETIWLDLSMVPVMIKKDELELLIVCFNITERKKAQREVERLNLENTTEKINQQKIISSKIVENQENEQNRIAKEIHDGIGQMLTGLKFSLESINLDDREKSQQKIEYLKKLSLDIIKGVRTATFNLMPPELSDHGIVSSLAKLTQELSKLTGKEILFYNKTDFDQRLDSLIEINIYRLTQEAINNAIKYAESSHIIVQLSHSETLLSIIVDDNGKGFDVNSVDKKRNSESGMGLLFMKERIQYINGRVFMNSIPGEGTRITFNIPILK, from the coding sequence ATGAAGAAAAGCAATCAGGAAGCTGCAGAAAAAATCACTTTCAAAAATTTACGCCGTCTGTATTTTTTTGCACTTCTTACTATTGCCTTAACTATAATTATCAGTCAGTTTTTAGTTCAATACAATCTGAATCAGCAGTTAAGCGATTCTAAGATTATCAATTTTTCTGGTAAACAAAGAATGTTGAGCCAGAAAATTGTAAAAGAAGTCCTTATTTTACACTACGTTTCTGATTCGGCTACAGCCAAAAAAACTTCGCATCTAAAAGAGGTTTTAGAACTTTGGAAAAAGAACCAAAATGCGCTTGAAAATGGCAATGATAGTTTAGCTTTTCCAAAAGAAAAATCAGAAACACTTTCTAAATTATATCTTGAAATCAATCCGATTTTCAGTAAAATTGCACAAACTACAGATTATTTTTTGTTGAATTTACAGCAGAAAAAATCAGCTTCTGAAAATCAAAAATTGGTACAAATTATTTTGGAAAACGAAGGTGTTTTTCTTTCGAAAATGAATCAGATTGTAACGCAATACGATCTGGAAGCACACGAAAAAGTAACCGAACAACGCCGAATAGAATATTGGATTTTTGGTTTTACACTTTTAGTTCTGCTTTTAGAGTTCCTTTTCATTTTCAAACCTACAAATAAGAAAATCGAGCGATTAATTACACGACTTTTATCTTCCGAAAAGAAAGCTTTAAAACTGGCATACGATACTGAAATTCTTAGCGAAATCAAGGAAAATTCGGTTAAAGAATTGAAATCACTCAATTATGCCATGGAAAATACTTTATTGTATTGCAGAATTTCGCCAGACGGTTCAATTATTCATATTGGAGAAAAATTTGCCAAACTGCTCAATTACACCAAATTTTCATCCAACAAAAAATTCTCACAAGTTTTAACTGTTGACGAAAAAGAACAAATCAATTTTGACCGCCTAATTTTCGAAAAACAAAGAAGTGGCTGGCAAGGCGAAATCAGTATTTTAAACAAAGAAAACGAAACCATTTGGCTTGATTTGTCAATGGTTCCAGTCATGATCAAAAAAGACGAATTGGAACTTTTGATCGTTTGCTTCAACATCACAGAGCGTAAAAAAGCACAACGAGAAGTTGAACGCTTAAACCTTGAAAACACCACCGAAAAAATCAATCAGCAAAAGATCATTTCAAGCAAAATTGTCGAAAATCAAGAAAACGAGCAAAACCGAATCGCCAAAGAAATTCACGACGGAATCGGCCAGATGCTTACGGGTTTAAAATTTAGTTTAGAAAGCATCAATCTCGATGACAGGGAAAAATCACAACAAAAAATCGAGTATTTAAAGAAACTTTCTCTTGATATTATAAAAGGTGTCCGTACGGCAACTTTCAACTTAATGCCACCAGAATTAAGCGATCACGGAATCGTTTCTTCGCTGGCAAAACTTACTCAAGAACTTTCAAAACTTACCGGAAAAGAAATCCTCTTTTACAACAAAACCGATTTTGACCAACGTTTAGATTCTCTAATCGAAATCAATATTTATCGATTAACTCAGGAAGCCATCAACAACGCGATTAAATATGCCGAATCTTCGCATATCATTGTTCAGCTTTCGCACAGTGAAACGCTTTTAAGCATCATCGTAGACGATAACGGAAAAGGTTTCGATGTGAATTCAGTCGATAAAAAACGCAACAGTGAATCTGGAATGGGACTTTTATTCATGAAAGAAAGAATCCAATACATCAACGGACGCGTTTTCATGAACTCCATTCCAGGCGAAGGAACGAGAATTACTTTTAACATTCCGATTCTTAAATGA
- a CDS encoding alginate export family protein yields the protein MKKLKLILILIVGLSFEIQAQELDVNLQIRPRFEYRNGYKTLLPEGQKGTSQISQRSRLGINFKQDDLILKLTFQNTRTWGDVPPATVADKNGVAVFEAWAQYNFTEKWSARMGRQVLSYDNQRILGEMDWAQQGQSHDALTVSYHTERQKLDFGGAYNSTAENTFQTPYTVANYKAMQYAWYHNQFNTDLGLSFLLLNTGYEYANADAKLLVDYKQTFGPYLTYKTSKIDSNFWVYGQTGKSTDLQVSAWNAAANFNYSITDSFKAGLGYEFLSGKATNDGSTVIKSFNPIFGTNHGFNGYMDYFYVGNHLNSVGLQDAFIKLNYNVNKWQFALIPHVFLSAADVVTPLNEKLDSYLGTEIDATFGYNFKKDITVTGGYSQMFGSKTMEFIKNGDANHTNNWAWLMVSVNPRIFSWKK from the coding sequence ATGAAGAAACTTAAACTAATTTTAATACTTATCGTAGGATTAAGTTTTGAAATCCAAGCACAAGAATTAGATGTAAATCTGCAGATTAGGCCACGTTTTGAATATCGTAACGGTTACAAGACTCTTCTTCCTGAAGGACAAAAAGGAACTTCTCAAATTTCGCAGCGCTCTCGTTTAGGCATCAATTTCAAACAAGATGATTTAATTTTAAAATTAACTTTCCAAAACACAAGAACATGGGGAGATGTCCCTCCTGCTACAGTTGCTGATAAAAATGGAGTTGCTGTTTTCGAAGCTTGGGCGCAATATAATTTTACTGAAAAATGGAGCGCCAGAATGGGGCGTCAGGTTCTTTCTTATGACAACCAGCGTATTCTTGGCGAAATGGATTGGGCGCAGCAAGGCCAGAGCCACGATGCACTTACTGTAAGTTATCATACAGAAAGGCAAAAATTAGATTTTGGGGGCGCCTATAATTCTACTGCCGAAAATACTTTCCAAACACCGTACACTGTTGCCAATTATAAAGCAATGCAATATGCATGGTATCACAATCAATTTAACACTGACTTAGGCTTAAGCTTCCTGCTGCTTAACACTGGTTACGAATATGCCAATGCTGATGCAAAACTATTGGTTGATTACAAACAGACTTTTGGCCCTTATTTAACTTATAAAACAAGTAAAATAGACAGTAATTTTTGGGTATATGGACAAACAGGAAAAAGCACCGATTTACAAGTTAGTGCTTGGAACGCAGCTGCAAATTTTAACTACAGCATAACCGATTCTTTTAAAGCTGGTTTAGGATATGAATTTCTATCAGGAAAAGCAACTAACGACGGAAGTACAGTAATCAAATCGTTCAATCCTATTTTTGGAACCAACCACGGATTCAACGGTTATATGGATTATTTTTATGTTGGAAACCACTTAAATAGTGTTGGTTTACAAGATGCTTTTATCAAATTAAACTACAATGTCAACAAATGGCAGTTTGCTTTGATTCCTCATGTATTCCTATCTGCTGCTGATGTAGTTACGCCATTAAACGAAAAATTAGATTCCTATTTAGGAACTGAGATTGATGCAACTTTTGGATATAATTTCAAAAAAGATATTACAGTGACAGGAGGTTATTCTCAAATGTTTGGCTCTAAAACTATGGAGTTTATTAAAAATGGAGATGCCAATCATACCAATAATTGGGCATGGTTAATGGTTTCTGTGAATCCGAGAATTTTTAGCTGGAAAAAATAA
- a CDS encoding class I SAM-dependent methyltransferase, protein MNNWTKRWDDRYSSEEFAYGEEPNNFLKEQLEKLSPSTILFPAEGEGRNAIFAAKLGWKVVAFDISEEGRNKALLLAKNNNVSIDYQVGELETLDFQEEQFDAIALIYAHFPAEIKSKIHKQLDKLLKKDRIIIFEAFSKKHLEYVTKNEKVGGPKDIESLFSIEEIKADFPNYEIIELEEKEIELNEGLYHNGTGSVIRFIGRKK, encoded by the coding sequence ATGAACAACTGGACAAAAAGATGGGACGACCGGTACAGCAGTGAAGAATTTGCATACGGCGAAGAACCCAATAATTTTTTAAAAGAACAACTAGAAAAACTAAGTCCTAGCACCATTCTTTTTCCTGCCGAAGGCGAAGGAAGAAATGCCATTTTTGCTGCAAAATTAGGCTGGAAAGTGGTTGCTTTTGACATTAGCGAAGAAGGTAGAAATAAAGCACTTCTTTTAGCAAAAAACAACAATGTTTCAATTGATTATCAAGTTGGAGAATTGGAAACTTTAGATTTTCAAGAGGAACAATTTGATGCGATCGCTTTAATCTACGCACATTTTCCAGCTGAGATAAAATCTAAAATTCATAAACAACTTGATAAACTTTTAAAGAAAGACAGAATAATTATTTTTGAAGCTTTCAGCAAAAAGCATTTAGAATACGTTACTAAAAATGAAAAAGTTGGCGGACCAAAAGACATCGAATCTTTATTTTCAATAGAAGAAATCAAAGCTGATTTTCCTAATTATGAAATCATCGAATTAGAAGAAAAAGAAATCGAACTTAACGAAGGTTTATACCATAACGGAACTGGTTCTGTAATTCGATTTATTGGCAGAAAAAAATAA
- a CDS encoding Crp/Fnr family transcriptional regulator has product MKEEQTVCYSCINENCFIKKHLHLEQMAAYISKKKNIICKKSDRFIIEGAPMQGLYFICKGKAKTVKTGINGREQIVRLTTNGDIIGFRGFGTGKKYLIGAYALEDTVLCNFSNETMLEILQQVPEFTYALMLFYAEELNKSENNIRKIAHMNVRERVIDLLLYIHRKFGQTNCLIDIELSRKEIADFAGTTEEQAIRILSSLKKESLIKTEGKRVGILEVSELRSEIMEHKYF; this is encoded by the coding sequence ATGAAAGAAGAGCAAACCGTTTGTTATTCCTGCATCAATGAAAATTGTTTTATCAAGAAACACCTGCATTTAGAGCAGATGGCCGCTTACATTTCTAAAAAGAAAAATATCATCTGTAAAAAATCGGATCGGTTTATTATTGAAGGCGCGCCAATGCAAGGGCTTTATTTTATTTGCAAAGGAAAGGCTAAGACAGTAAAAACCGGAATCAATGGTCGTGAACAAATAGTTCGTTTAACCACAAATGGCGACATTATCGGTTTCCGCGGATTTGGAACTGGAAAAAAATATTTAATTGGAGCTTACGCATTAGAAGATACGGTTTTATGTAATTTCAGTAACGAAACAATGCTCGAAATTTTACAGCAAGTTCCTGAATTTACTTATGCTTTAATGTTGTTTTATGCCGAAGAATTGAACAAAAGCGAAAACAATATCCGCAAGATTGCACACATGAATGTTCGCGAACGTGTAATTGATTTGTTGCTTTATATTCATCGTAAATTCGGACAAACTAATTGTTTGATTGATATTGAGCTTTCGCGAAAAGAAATTGCCGATTTTGCGGGAACTACAGAAGAACAGGCCATACGTATTCTATCAAGTCTAAAAAAAGAATCGTTAATTAAAACAGAAGGAAAACGTGTTGGGATTTTGGAAGTTTCAGAGTTGAGATCTGAAATTATGGAACATAAGTATTTTTAA